A genomic region of Dactylococcopsis salina PCC 8305 contains the following coding sequences:
- a CDS encoding pre-peptidase C-terminal domain-containing protein translates to MAQQIITTEELLSVISGQDLATIVVEYSTEDPLNSPARGLGFKLHYDSSQLQFEDFSDVFTFGAQPQDFTQLAPQDDRNDLDNNPQTDQVISFLYADPDVFSNPSATLDWPLADNNIDSLPVSLFAVNFDSSNLETETVVNFTLSQVQEGFDNQRNEILSTTTIIPDNSNQPRQLVIPELTTPTVQANQDFEVNLAYEIENLNPEITARGLNFRLHYNSEQVAFQELTTVFDFGGQGLEETQDQEDTQDFDGDSSTDRILTFLYSDPQIFSNPNAELNWPLNESNTTAEDLPLDLVTVNFEALGRFDRSTLNLTLAQVQEGFDNQRNEILSTTTIIPDNSNQPRQLVIPELTTPTVQANQDFEVNLAYDIENLNPEITARGLNFRLHYNSEQVAFQELTTVFDFGGQGLEETQDQEDTQDFDGDSSTDRILTFLYSDPQIFSNPNAELNWPLNESNTTAEDLPLDLVTVNFEALGRFDQSTFNLTLAQVQEGFNNQRNELVNSLEIEAVLGNPPIVENFLDNITLTQGELPDPINLFDTFEDTEDDDANLTYTVVENTNSELVETALDTESGELNLIPATAAGSSEITIEATDSQGLRVRETFTLTINRQNGKPSINAPLNEITLTHGENLDPINLFDTFQDDQDTDEELKLTANSSNKNLVRTALDSNTGRLFLQFPSTRTGTSEITVRAKDTSGFTTTETFTVTVNPSGEAISLEENNDTLETASTPQLSPNTPNLNLAGEIGDNNFGDQDIDLYRLELQKGDQLTADINTDDNSSLDSFLRLFDSFGQQVERNDDSQQGENDSLLEFSADTSQTYYIGVSGFGNDQYKPNLENSGSKGDTGSYNLALTLTSTASETPNDTISQAIATSALIQENGQFQQPGFLGDNSTLNNPNLDVDFYEIQLTQGETATIDIDTTENSPLNPILRIFNATGGNVPNGFNDNAKAPGEQLGNDPYLEFTAPFSGTYYVGISDQANDLYSPYNPESGQSPGATGAYEINITQDVSREDSPPEASPNDTLDTATALLVGDEIQGNIGDRTEFVTVPGLDVDLYTLTLEADQAININANPTSRLDPILRLFNANGEEIAFNDDIGDSNNARIDFRVPDNGDYFLGVSGFDNSNYNPEQEGSGAPFASTGSYQLIVTEQETPELEAGEEEENDTLDTATATSLTADSLGSLKQTNAIGNNPNLEEAGLDVDIFQVELDTNTRLTAEINTENFNSDFDSLLRVFNSEGEQLDFNDDESSDNLDSQLEFIPTAAGTYYVGVSGLGNEKYNPKTVSSGNVGSIGDYEIELRLNEVTPQENPTNETPETASQVNLTNNRFSTNGVIGDNTNVEVDRDFYEIDLEQGSILNIRVNGDNLESFVRLFNSKDEEIPLEYEAGDFPHPSLNLTIPEDDTYFLQISAFDNNEDGIPDDSIGDYRLNLAVAPPPLAAQPPVEEIRPTANNDRFRAASQRTAIFNVLGNDSANDDQGFLEITDFTATTEKGGTVELDNQSRLRYTPNPDFGGVDTFTYTVANESGGFDQGTVEVNVNRPPEGASVQVELDVRSVPGKEDQLNDGLQIGEEFIVDVRFLDRVNSENPSQAVRSGYADLRFNPNQLQVVTDTDIDNDQITDGIIRYPEYPGGRKGTVRNAEGLVDEVGGFSISQDPPEAENRIFSLHLQAIGGGNTALFASEAGQQIGSAITLFDTFITDQRNQTNFPEIDIATVTNSETVESAFPVNLANNNVIEQGEISGVQGIIEAMQVNIDFQDLAGNSLEDVAVGEEFKIVLSAEDLRPDGQQLGVFSVFADVFYDTVLIDVTEAELVGDFASPVLELPTAVEQGSGEGLIDELGGTKENFNPVRSGSQTFAELTVTAKAPGQLDVSTNAPEGKTAKNTLFGVDVEVTEGTVYSEKRLDILGETEEGNPDLVITEFDAVVDHVLGGETEVNLTVENQGDGTSPGFQVEILYYTADDLGELEEEEPMVVKTLAFEELTESRSETAAVSLPVEVMLAEALEDDPSVFGETVPDEGFFESNNIDYLGVRLVNSESSGETTEEFTNNGVDGTEGVNVDDIAYFPWDVVNNNGDGVIAGEEDDLISDRQVTPVDANFVFENIGEVITDEVVESQQVGTEGLDLSRIDLDLDGAISPVDAVRVANRIGYEINPNIFEESVG, encoded by the coding sequence ATGGCACAACAAATTATTACAACCGAAGAATTATTATCTGTTATCAGTGGTCAAGACTTAGCGACAATTGTTGTTGAATATAGCACAGAAGACCCACTCAATTCTCCAGCGAGAGGTTTAGGTTTCAAACTTCATTATGATTCAAGTCAGTTACAATTTGAAGACTTTAGCGATGTGTTTACTTTTGGCGCACAACCACAAGATTTTACACAATTAGCCCCTCAAGATGATAGAAATGATTTAGATAATAATCCGCAAACGGATCAAGTAATTAGCTTTCTTTATGCTGATCCCGATGTTTTTAGTAATCCTAGCGCCACTTTAGATTGGCCCCTAGCAGACAACAATATCGACAGTTTACCTGTTTCTCTTTTTGCGGTAAATTTCGATAGTAGTAATCTGGAAACAGAAACAGTTGTTAATTTTACCCTCTCCCAAGTTCAAGAGGGATTTGATAATCAAAGGAATGAAATCCTTTCTACAACCACTATTATTCCTGATAATTCTAACCAACCACGACAATTAGTGATTCCTGAATTAACAACGCCAACGGTTCAAGCTAATCAAGATTTTGAGGTTAATTTAGCCTACGAGATTGAAAACCTGAATCCAGAGATTACCGCAAGAGGATTAAATTTTAGACTTCATTATAATTCAGAACAAGTAGCGTTTCAGGAACTAACAACTGTTTTCGATTTTGGAGGACAAGGATTAGAAGAAACTCAAGATCAAGAAGATACGCAAGATTTTGATGGTGACAGCAGCACTGATCGAATTTTGACTTTTTTGTATTCTGATCCACAAATCTTTTCTAATCCTAATGCTGAATTAAATTGGCCCCTCAATGAATCTAATACCACTGCTGAAGATTTACCGTTAGATTTAGTCACTGTTAATTTTGAAGCCTTGGGACGTTTCGATCGATCAACGCTTAATCTCACTTTAGCCCAAGTTCAAGAGGGATTTGATAATCAAAGGAATGAAATCCTTTCTACAACCACTATTATTCCTGATAATTCTAATCAACCACGACAATTAGTGATTCCTGAATTAACAACGCCAACGGTTCAAGCTAATCAAGATTTTGAGGTTAATTTAGCCTACGATATTGAAAACTTGAATCCAGAGATTACCGCAAGAGGATTAAATTTTAGACTTCATTATAATTCAGAACAAGTAGCGTTTCAGGAACTAACAACTGTTTTCGATTTTGGAGGACAAGGATTAGAAGAAACTCAAGATCAAGAAGATACACAAGATTTTGATGGTGACAGCAGCACCGATCGAATTTTGACTTTTTTGTATTCTGATCCACAAATCTTTTCTAATCCTAATGCTGAATTAAATTGGCCCCTCAATGAATCTAATACCACTGCTGAAGATTTACCGTTAGATTTAGTCACTGTTAATTTTGAAGCCTTGGGACGTTTCGATCAATCAACGTTTAATCTCACTTTAGCCCAAGTTCAAGAGGGATTTAATAACCAAAGGAATGAGTTAGTTAATTCTCTAGAAATAGAAGCAGTGCTTGGAAATCCTCCAATTGTAGAAAATTTCCTTGATAACATAACTCTCACTCAAGGAGAACTCCCCGACCCCATCAATCTTTTTGACACCTTTGAAGACACCGAAGATGATGATGCTAATCTTACCTATACAGTCGTTGAAAACACCAATTCTGAGTTAGTAGAAACAGCCCTCGACACGGAAAGCGGTGAACTCAACTTGATTCCTGCGACGGCTGCAGGTAGTAGTGAGATTACGATCGAAGCGACAGATAGTCAAGGGTTAAGAGTTAGAGAAACATTCACCCTGACCATTAACCGACAAAATGGGAAACCAAGCATTAACGCACCTCTAAATGAAATCACCCTGACTCATGGAGAAAACCTTGATCCGATTAACCTGTTCGACACCTTCCAAGATGACCAAGATACAGACGAAGAACTCAAATTAACCGCAAACAGTAGCAATAAAAATCTGGTTCGCACCGCCTTAGACTCCAATACAGGAAGGCTATTCCTGCAATTCCCCTCCACACGCACAGGAACCAGTGAAATCACCGTTAGAGCGAAAGATACCAGTGGATTCACCACCACCGAAACCTTCACCGTCACCGTTAACCCCAGTGGCGAAGCCATCAGCCTCGAAGAAAATAACGACACCTTAGAAACCGCCAGCACCCCTCAACTCAGCCCCAACACCCCCAACCTCAACCTCGCTGGCGAAATTGGCGACAACAATTTCGGTGATCAAGATATCGACCTTTATCGCCTCGAACTGCAAAAAGGCGACCAACTCACCGCCGACATCAACACTGATGATAACTCCTCCCTCGACTCCTTTTTAAGACTCTTCGACAGCTTTGGACAACAAGTAGAACGCAACGACGACAGCCAACAAGGGGAAAACGACTCCCTATTAGAATTTAGTGCTGACACCTCACAAACCTACTATATTGGAGTCAGTGGCTTTGGTAATGACCAATACAAACCCAACTTAGAAAACTCTGGTAGTAAAGGAGACACTGGCAGTTATAACCTCGCCCTCACCCTCACCAGTACCGCCAGCGAAACCCCCAACGATACCATTTCCCAAGCCATCGCCACCAGCGCCTTGATTCAAGAAAACGGGCAATTTCAACAACCTGGCTTCCTCGGCGACAACAGCACCCTTAATAACCCCAACCTCGACGTTGACTTTTACGAAATTCAACTGACTCAAGGGGAAACCGCCACCATCGACATCGACACCACAGAAAACAGTCCCCTCAATCCCATCCTACGCATCTTCAACGCCACTGGTGGTAACGTTCCCAACGGCTTCAACGATAACGCCAAAGCCCCAGGTGAACAATTAGGAAATGACCCCTATCTCGAATTTACCGCCCCCTTTAGCGGCACCTATTATGTCGGAATCAGCGACCAAGCCAACGACCTGTATAGCCCCTACAACCCCGAAAGTGGACAAAGTCCAGGGGCAACAGGTGCGTATGAAATCAACATTACGCAAGATGTTTCCCGTGAAGATAGTCCCCCCGAAGCCTCTCCCAACGACACTCTCGACACCGCCACCGCCTTGTTAGTGGGAGATGAAATTCAAGGGAATATTGGCGATAGAACGGAATTTGTCACCGTTCCAGGATTAGACGTTGACCTTTACACCCTCACCCTCGAAGCTGACCAAGCCATCAACATCAACGCTAACCCCACATCTCGCCTTGACCCCATCCTACGCCTGTTCAATGCCAACGGAGAAGAAATCGCCTTCAATGACGACATCGGAGATAGTAACAACGCCCGCATCGACTTCCGCGTTCCCGACAACGGCGACTATTTCCTCGGGGTTAGCGGCTTTGACAACAGCAACTATAATCCAGAACAAGAAGGAAGCGGTGCGCCCTTTGCCAGTACAGGAAGTTACCAACTCATCGTTACCGAACAAGAAACGCCCGAATTAGAAGCAGGAGAAGAAGAAGAAAACGACACTCTAGACACCGCCACCGCCACCAGTTTAACCGCAGACAGCCTCGGTAGCCTCAAACAAACCAACGCCATTGGCAATAATCCCAATTTAGAAGAAGCAGGATTAGATGTAGATATCTTCCAAGTAGAACTAGATACTAATACCCGTCTCACCGCCGAGATTAACACCGAAAACTTCAACAGTGACTTTGACTCCCTCCTCCGTGTCTTTAACAGTGAAGGAGAACAACTCGACTTTAATGATGATGAAAGCAGCGACAATTTAGACTCCCAATTAGAATTTATCCCCACCGCAGCCGGAACCTATTATGTCGGAGTCAGTGGCTTAGGGAATGAAAAATATAACCCCAAGACAGTCAGTAGCGGTAACGTTGGCAGCATCGGAGATTATGAAATTGAACTTCGCCTCAATGAAGTCACTCCCCAAGAAAATCCCACCAACGAAACCCCCGAAACAGCAAGCCAAGTCAACTTAACCAATAACCGCTTTAGCACCAATGGTGTAATCGGTGACAATACTAATGTTGAGGTCGATCGAGACTTCTACGAAATTGACTTAGAACAAGGAAGCATCCTCAATATAAGAGTGAACGGAGACAACCTCGAAAGTTTCGTCCGTCTCTTCAACAGTAAGGATGAAGAAATTCCCCTCGAATATGAAGCGGGAGACTTCCCTCACCCCAGCCTCAACTTAACCATTCCCGAAGACGACACCTACTTCCTACAAATCAGCGCCTTCGATAACAATGAAGACGGTATCCCAGACGATAGCATCGGAGACTATCGCCTCAACCTAGCCGTCGCACCCCCTCCCCTTGCCGCCCAACCCCCCGTCGAAGAAATCCGACCCACCGCCAACAACGATCGCTTTCGGGCTGCCTCCCAGCGCACTGCTATCTTTAATGTTTTGGGAAATGACAGCGCCAACGATGACCAAGGCTTTCTCGAAATTACTGACTTCACCGCAACCACCGAAAAAGGCGGAACTGTTGAACTCGATAACCAGTCGCGGTTAAGATACACTCCCAACCCCGACTTTGGAGGCGTTGATACTTTCACCTACACCGTCGCCAATGAAAGTGGTGGCTTTGACCAAGGCACAGTAGAAGTCAATGTTAATCGTCCGCCAGAAGGCGCAAGTGTTCAAGTTGAGTTGGATGTGCGTTCCGTTCCTGGAAAAGAAGACCAACTCAATGACGGCTTGCAAATCGGAGAAGAGTTTATCGTTGATGTTCGTTTTCTCGATCGCGTGAACAGCGAAAATCCCTCGCAAGCGGTGCGTTCTGGGTATGCCGACCTTCGATTTAACCCGAATCAGTTGCAAGTCGTCACCGATACCGACATTGATAACGACCAAATTACCGACGGAATCATCCGTTATCCAGAATACCCAGGAGGTCGTAAAGGAACCGTCCGCAACGCAGAAGGATTAGTCGATGAAGTGGGAGGTTTTTCCATATCACAAGACCCACCAGAAGCAGAAAACCGCATTTTCAGTCTTCATTTACAAGCAATAGGAGGAGGAAACACCGCCCTCTTCGCCAGTGAAGCGGGACAACAAATCGGGTCAGCAATTACTCTGTTTGATACCTTCATCACCGACCAACGCAATCAAACTAACTTCCCAGAAATTGATATCGCCACCGTCACCAACTCCGAAACAGTGGAAAGTGCCTTCCCAGTGAACCTCGCCAACAATAATGTAATCGAACAGGGCGAAATCTCAGGAGTACAAGGGATAATCGAAGCCATGCAAGTGAACATTGACTTTCAAGACTTAGCAGGGAACTCCTTAGAAGATGTCGCTGTGGGAGAGGAGTTTAAGATTGTTCTCTCTGCGGAAGACTTACGTCCAGACGGTCAACAATTAGGAGTGTTTAGCGTCTTTGCCGATGTCTTCTATGATACGGTTTTGATTGATGTCACCGAAGCCGAATTAGTGGGAGATTTTGCCTCCCCCGTCTTAGAATTACCCACAGCAGTGGAACAGGGTTCAGGAGAAGGATTAATCGATGAATTGGGGGGAACGAAAGAGAACTTTAATCCCGTCAGAAGCGGCAGTCAAACCTTTGCCGAATTAACCGTCACCGCCAAAGCGCCTGGACAATTAGATGTGAGTACCAACGCCCCAGAGGGGAAAACCGCGAAAAATACACTGTTTGGGGTGGATGTAGAGGTGACAGAGGGGACAGTTTACAGCGAAAAACGCCTCGATATCCTCGGTGAAACAGAAGAAGGGAATCCTGATTTAGTGATTACAGAATTTGACGCAGTTGTTGATCATGTATTGGGAGGAGAAACTGAGGTCAATTTGACAGTGGAAAATCAAGGGGATGGAACGTCTCCAGGTTTCCAAGTGGAAATTCTTTACTATACCGCCGATGATCTAGGGGAATTAGAAGAAGAAGAACCAATGGTGGTGAAAACTCTGGCTTTTGAGGAGTTAACAGAAAGCAGAAGTGAAACCGCAGCAGTGTCTCTACCAGTAGAGGTAATGTTAGCAGAAGCGTTAGAAGATGATCCTTCAGTGTTTGGGGAAACCGTTCCAGATGAGGGCTTCTTTGAGTCGAATAATATCGACTATTTAGGGGTGCGCCTGGTTAATAGTGAGAGTTCTGGGGAAACTACAGAAGAGTTTACGAATAACGGTGTGGATGGAACAGAAGGGGTAAATGTGGATGATATCGCTTATTTCCCCTGGGATGTGGTTAATAATAACGGTGATGGCGTGATAGCTGGAGAAGAAGATGATTTAATCAGTGATAGACAAGTGACTCCTGTCGATGCTAATTTTGTGTTTGAGAACATTGGTGAGGTGATTACCGATGAGGTGGTTGAGTCTCAGCAAGTGGGAACAGAAGGCTTAGATTTAAGTCGCATTGATTTAGATTTAGATGGGGCGATTTCTCCCGTAGATGCGGTGCGTGTGGCTAATCGCATCGGCTATGAAATCAATCCTAATATTTTTGAGGAGAGTGTTGGTTAA
- a CDS encoding Ig-like domain-containing protein translates to MSMSLNPLFLTWENALTELATSGRLLTAAEDALQLETIPDPLTELIKQWQTGDFSQLPAVELLSYESMSGAMGAYASSGETIYLNQDWLATASEEDALAVLMEELGHHLDHVANERDTLGDEGAIFASLLQGEGLRDELREEDDRATLNLDGELVTVEQAEFEVTTAEDGSVSGTLRGEIVRANAIPGTDTITFDGSLAGETILLNEALNITDSLIIEASETGGMTIDAQGNSRVFLIDDGNSQNSIRVSMDGLTIIGGNTEDGAGIFNRETVNLTNTTISGNSASDDGGGIFNEGTVNLTNTTISGNSASDDGGGIWSRETINLTNSIIANSTGGGDVYNYYGRPDVNTYGANIVEDGSVRGAVQIDPNLSPLQDNGGGTLTHIPLEGSLAIDLGDNSVLPADTQDIDGDGDVEEPLPFDQRGLNRVIGDAVDLGAVETGNNGGGGNQAPVAEDDTASTGSNTALSQNVLSNDSDAEGDSLTVSAVNGEESNVGTEFELPSGALLTLNADGSFEYDPNNAFDNLAEGETTTDRFSYTVSDGNDGTDTANVAIDITGVPVPSFNLDVDNNGVADPFTDGLTIFRFLGGLNPETYELASDADRSVTAVQEFLFGGETFLDVDNNGVADPFTDGLTIFRFLGGLNPETYELASDADRSVAEIQEFLQPFLDAV, encoded by the coding sequence ATGTCTATGTCTCTTAACCCTTTATTCCTAACTTGGGAAAACGCCTTAACCGAACTCGCTACCAGTGGACGTTTACTCACCGCCGCCGAAGACGCTCTACAATTAGAAACGATCCCAGACCCCTTAACAGAATTAATCAAGCAATGGCAAACTGGTGATTTTTCCCAACTGCCAGCAGTGGAACTCTTATCCTATGAGTCCATGTCTGGCGCAATGGGTGCTTATGCCAGCAGTGGGGAAACGATTTATCTCAATCAAGACTGGTTAGCGACAGCCAGCGAAGAAGATGCGTTGGCGGTTTTGATGGAAGAGTTAGGGCATCATTTGGATCATGTTGCTAATGAGAGGGATACTCTAGGGGATGAAGGCGCGATCTTTGCCTCTCTACTGCAAGGAGAAGGGTTAAGGGATGAGTTGCGAGAAGAAGATGATCGCGCTACATTGAACCTCGACGGCGAACTGGTTACGGTAGAACAAGCAGAATTTGAAGTTACAACCGCAGAAGATGGCAGCGTTAGTGGAACTTTAAGAGGAGAAATTGTTCGAGCCAATGCCATACCAGGAACAGATACCATCACCTTTGATGGTAGCCTAGCAGGTGAAACCATTCTTCTCAATGAGGCACTAAATATTACTGATTCCTTAATCATTGAAGCTTCAGAGACAGGAGGAATGACCATTGATGCTCAAGGGAATAGTCGCGTTTTTTTAATTGATGATGGAAACTCCCAAAATTCTATTAGAGTTAGCATGGATGGCTTAACAATTATCGGCGGTAATACAGAAGACGGCGCTGGTATCTTTAACCGTGAAACTGTAAACCTAACCAATACAACCATCTCTGGCAATTCCGCTTCTGATGATGGGGGGGGGATTTTTAACGAAGGAACTGTAAACCTAACCAATACAACCATCTCTGGTAATTCCGCTTCTGATGATGGAGGGGGGATTTGGAGCAGAGAGACTATAAACCTAACCAATAGTATTATTGCTAATAGCACCGGTGGAGGAGATGTCTACAACTATTATGGTAGGCCGGACGTAAATACTTATGGTGCAAATATTGTCGAAGATGGTAGTGTTCGCGGTGCTGTCCAGATTGACCCTAACCTTTCTCCCTTACAGGATAATGGTGGCGGTACTCTCACCCACATTCCCCTAGAAGGCAGTTTAGCCATTGACTTGGGCGATAATAGCGTTCTTCCTGCCGACACTCAAGACATAGACGGGGATGGCGATGTTGAAGAACCCCTTCCCTTTGACCAGCGAGGGTTAAACCGTGTTATTGGCGATGCCGTTGACTTAGGGGCAGTAGAGACGGGTAACAATGGCGGTGGTGGCAATCAAGCCCCCGTTGCTGAAGATGATACCGCAAGCACTGGGTCTAATACCGCTTTAAGTCAAAACGTTCTCAGCAATGACAGCGACGCTGAGGGAGATTCCCTCACTGTCAGCGCCGTTAATGGCGAAGAAAGTAATGTCGGCACCGAATTTGAACTTCCTTCTGGGGCGCTGTTAACCCTTAACGCTGATGGTAGCTTTGAATATGACCCTAATAACGCCTTTGACAACCTCGCGGAAGGAGAAACCACCACCGATCGCTTTAGTTATACCGTCTCCGATGGCAATGATGGCACTGACACCGCTAATGTTGCCATTGATATCACAGGCGTTCCCGTTCCCAGTTTTAACCTTGATGTTGACAACAATGGCGTGGCTGATCCCTTTACCGATGGTCTGACCATTTTCCGATTTTTAGGCGGGCTGAATCCCGAAACTTACGAACTCGCCAGTGATGCCGATCGCAGCGTGACGGCAGTACAAGAGTTTCTCTTTGGCGGTGAAACCTTCTTGGATGTTGACAACAATGGCGTGGCTGATCCCTTTACCGATGGTCTGACCATTTTCCGATTTTTAGGCGGGCTGAATCCCGAAACTTACGAACTCGCCAGTGATGCCGATCGCAGCGTTGCGGAAATACAAGAATTTTTACAGCCCTTCCTAGATGCGGTGTAA